The following coding sequences are from one Salvia hispanica cultivar TCC Black 2014 chromosome 3, UniMelb_Shisp_WGS_1.0, whole genome shotgun sequence window:
- the LOC125211589 gene encoding uncharacterized protein LOC125211589: MASSITAPMLALSSSSAKKHKSFIPSPRQYQPIRAMKVEKPLEELYNVKVERKVSKERLAELGVSRWSVWKTGKCQLPWDWQVDQLVYIEEGEVRVVPDGSKRYMSFVAGDLVRYPKWFEADLFFNDFYQERYSFRAYGDD; the protein is encoded by the coding sequence ATGGCTAGTAGTATCACGGCTCCAATGCTAGCactctcttcatcttctgcCAAAAAGCACAAAAGTTTCATTCCTAGCCCGAGGCAGTACCAGCCTATACGAGCAATGAAGGTGGAGAAGCCATTGGAGGAGCTCTACAACGTGAAGGTAGAGAGGAAGGTCTCAAAGGAGCGCCTGGCAGAGCTCGGTGTCTCGAGATGGTCTGTGTGGAAGACGGGCAAGTGCCAGCTCCCATGGGACTGGCAGGTCGATCAGCTCGTTTATATCGAGGAAGGGGAAGTGAGAGTGGTGCCAGACGGGAGCAAGCGATACATGAGCTTCGTTGCGGGCGACCTCGTTCGCTACCCGAAGTGGTTCGAAGCCGATCTCTTCTTCAATGATTTCTATCAAGAACGGTATAGCTTTAGAGCATATGGTGATGATTAG